A single genomic interval of Alteromonas sp. CI.11.F.A3 harbors:
- a CDS encoding glycosyltransferase: MRILMVTSPIVSLRQPFKGGTEAFVVSVANGFAKRGHQVDVLCQDADEDNKFNTLQLQESAFRMQDAITSENEGQKLFQAAQFGLFDSTAYDVVHFHSYYHAMYEFAFFHQRSNIITLHSPLSDRLALTHQLNSARGNDRYIAVSSRLARGWENTIQSDIAVIPNGIDFDSLPTVGSVKPNRDAVWAGRICPEKDPVAAIKAAVLLDIGLDIYGAITDTDYFEKQIRPLLNHTVRYRGHLSHHALLTKFTDYNVLFISALWEEPFGLITLEALAMGLPVIGTSPAIPEELRRAPLTQVIDITNEFEVKTAYQKALKTSPASCRQFAKKFDISHTLEAYEMEYEHARA; encoded by the coding sequence ATGAGAATTTTGATGGTTACCAGCCCTATTGTCTCGCTGCGCCAACCTTTTAAAGGCGGAACTGAGGCTTTCGTTGTCAGTGTGGCCAATGGCTTTGCTAAAAGAGGCCATCAGGTAGATGTGTTATGCCAAGATGCAGATGAGGACAACAAGTTTAATACCTTACAATTGCAAGAGTCGGCATTTCGTATGCAAGACGCCATCACCTCTGAAAATGAAGGCCAGAAACTGTTTCAAGCTGCGCAGTTTGGGTTATTTGATAGCACCGCTTACGACGTTGTTCATTTTCATAGTTACTATCACGCGATGTACGAGTTCGCATTTTTTCATCAACGCAGCAATATTATTACACTTCATAGTCCTTTATCAGACCGATTAGCGCTAACTCACCAGCTTAACAGTGCCAGGGGTAACGATCGTTACATTGCGGTTTCATCCCGCTTAGCGCGAGGTTGGGAAAATACGATACAAAGTGATATCGCAGTCATACCTAATGGCATAGATTTCGATAGCTTGCCCACGGTCGGTAGTGTAAAACCAAACCGCGACGCGGTTTGGGCAGGGCGAATTTGCCCCGAAAAAGACCCCGTAGCAGCCATTAAAGCAGCGGTGTTATTGGACATAGGTTTAGACATCTATGGCGCGATAACCGATACCGATTACTTTGAAAAACAAATCCGCCCCTTGCTCAATCACACCGTGCGATATCGCGGACACTTATCACACCACGCGCTACTGACGAAGTTTACCGATTACAATGTTCTTTTCATCAGTGCGCTGTGGGAAGAGCCTTTTGGCCTCATTACCCTTGAAGCATTGGCGATGGGGCTTCCCGTTATCGGAACGAGCCCAGCGATACCGGAAGAGCTTCGTCGTGCACCGCTTACACAGGTCATTGATATCACCAATGAATTTGAAGTAAAAACGGCTTATCAAAAAGCGTTAAAAACATCACCAGCAAGCTGTCGTCAATTTGCTAAAAAGTTTGATATTTCACATACCCTTGAAGCTTATGAGATGGAGTATGAACATGCTCGAGCCTAA
- a CDS encoding glycosyltransferase: MRIALIAHPRFPIKSPFPGGLEAFVSSLIDFYAEHVDVTVYAHPESDIPKHVNFVTFPLDSKAHETYPELIENDFLLKVMEDILVKQFDAVHNNAISPIPAVWACKYDIPLLTTLHTPPYSRLKASAELTSLSPNVHYNAVSFSVAEQWQPYISDTIDVIYNGIDLSSWYDTKTSTDSLKASLFSFGRIVPSKGFDLAAKAAALVGIPLNIAGPIYDKHHFENDIAPYLGKGVNYLGHLSHQELQVQLKSAQSAIFAVRWDEPFGLSTVEAMASGTPVAAFNRGAFPEVVSQKGGALALGNNVDSLADAIIASLDVHKDDVLSRAQKFPLTTMCNRYITKLMEIA; encoded by the coding sequence ATGAGAATTGCGCTTATTGCTCATCCTAGGTTTCCTATTAAGTCCCCATTTCCCGGCGGGTTAGAAGCATTCGTGTCGTCGCTTATAGACTTCTACGCTGAACACGTTGATGTTACTGTCTATGCCCATCCTGAATCGGATATTCCCAAACATGTAAACTTTGTCACTTTTCCTTTAGATAGTAAGGCCCATGAAACCTATCCTGAATTAATTGAGAATGACTTCTTATTAAAAGTCATGGAAGATATTTTAGTTAAGCAATTCGATGCGGTTCACAATAACGCAATTAGCCCTATTCCCGCCGTATGGGCGTGTAAATACGACATTCCACTACTTACAACATTGCATACTCCGCCTTACAGCCGATTGAAAGCTTCCGCAGAGTTAACCTCACTATCACCGAATGTGCACTACAATGCCGTATCTTTTAGTGTGGCAGAACAGTGGCAACCTTATATTAGCGATACCATTGACGTCATTTACAATGGCATTGATTTGTCGAGTTGGTATGACACGAAAACTTCCACTGACTCATTAAAGGCTTCGCTATTTAGCTTTGGCCGAATAGTGCCTTCAAAAGGATTTGATTTAGCTGCAAAAGCAGCTGCGTTAGTTGGTATTCCTCTCAACATTGCTGGTCCTATCTACGACAAACATCACTTTGAAAATGATATTGCCCCCTATCTTGGCAAAGGTGTTAACTATTTAGGGCACCTATCTCATCAAGAGTTACAAGTGCAGCTTAAGTCAGCTCAATCAGCAATCTTTGCCGTGAGATGGGACGAACCTTTCGGTTTGTCTACGGTAGAAGCGATGGCCTCAGGTACACCGGTAGCTGCATTTAATCGAGGGGCTTTTCCCGAGGTTGTGTCTCAAAAAGGCGGAGCGCTTGCCTTAGGCAATAACGTCGATAGTCTGGCGGATGCCATCATCGCTTCTTTAGATGTCCACAAAGATGATGTATTGAGCCGCGCACAGAAATTCCCCCTCACAACCATGTGTAACCGGTATATCACCAAATTAATGGAAATTGCATGA
- the dusA gene encoding tRNA dihydrouridine(20/20a) synthase DusA — protein sequence MNSTNVPLHRTISVAPMLDWTDRHCRYFLRLLSKRALLYTEMVTTGAIIYGKGDYLGFNQEEHPVALQLGGSNPEHMAKCAILAQERGYDEVNINVGCPSDRVKNGSFGACLMAQPDVVAENVKAMQAVVDIPVTVKCRIGIDDMDEYEDFARFVDIVANAGCETFIVHARKAWLQGLSPKENRDIPPLNYPRVHMLKEAHPGLSISINGGIKTLADAHEQLRHVDGVMIGREIYANPYILSTVDADFYGDNTAQPISRRDVVLKMQQYIESCIAGQNDPYFKPWHVARHMLGLYQGQAGGRIWRRYLSQNGTGKSPDPHLLMNALEAVEAAQQEINDYNAQKAANNIS from the coding sequence GTGAATTCTACCAACGTTCCATTACATCGCACCATTTCAGTCGCTCCAATGCTCGATTGGACCGACCGTCATTGTCGTTATTTTCTTCGGTTATTATCAAAGCGTGCATTGCTTTATACCGAAATGGTCACAACCGGTGCGATTATTTATGGCAAAGGGGATTATCTTGGGTTTAACCAAGAAGAACACCCTGTTGCGCTACAGCTTGGTGGCAGTAACCCTGAACACATGGCTAAGTGCGCGATACTCGCGCAGGAGCGGGGATATGACGAAGTTAATATCAACGTAGGTTGTCCTTCTGATAGGGTGAAAAACGGTAGCTTTGGTGCTTGTTTAATGGCTCAGCCAGACGTGGTGGCTGAGAATGTAAAAGCAATGCAAGCGGTAGTAGACATCCCTGTAACGGTTAAATGTCGAATTGGCATCGATGATATGGATGAATACGAAGACTTTGCTCGCTTTGTGGATATTGTCGCAAATGCTGGTTGTGAAACTTTTATTGTGCATGCGCGAAAAGCTTGGCTGCAAGGGTTAAGCCCGAAAGAGAACAGAGATATTCCGCCTCTTAACTACCCAAGAGTACATATGTTAAAAGAAGCTCATCCAGGGCTTTCTATTAGTATTAACGGTGGGATTAAAACCCTCGCAGATGCCCATGAACAGTTACGTCATGTTGATGGTGTTATGATTGGCCGAGAAATATATGCGAACCCCTATATTCTTTCTACGGTGGATGCGGATTTCTATGGTGACAATACCGCGCAGCCAATTAGTCGCCGCGATGTAGTACTAAAAATGCAGCAGTACATAGAATCGTGTATTGCAGGTCAAAACGACCCTTATTTTAAACCATGGCATGTCGCTAGGCATATGCTTGGTTTATATCAAGGTCAGGCGGGTGGCCGTATTTGGCGCCGCTATTTGAGCCAAAATGGGACGGGAAAATCGCCAGATCCACATTTGTTGATGAATGCGTTAGAAGCGGTAGAGGCTGCGCAGCAAGAAATTAATGACTACAATGCGCAAAAGGCGGCAAATAATATCTCCTAA
- the pspA gene encoding phage shock protein PspA has protein sequence MGMFSRINDIVQSNLNAMLDKAEDPEKIIRLIIQEMEETLVEVRTDAARYLADQKTLARHMASAEKDINGWQDKAQLAMNNDKEGLAKAALVEKQKYVAKLSQLEQQQVQLAEIIEKIQVDTGRLNSKLNEAKQKQKSLVSRKQTLETRLKVKSVDNSNKIDDAMMRFEHYEQRIDTLEAQVDAYDLTKDSGSATSLAAEFDALEADETIENELAALKKKKVA, from the coding sequence ATGGGTATGTTTTCAAGAATAAATGACATCGTGCAATCAAACTTAAACGCCATGCTAGATAAGGCTGAAGATCCAGAAAAAATCATTCGCCTTATTATCCAAGAAATGGAAGAGACCTTGGTTGAAGTGCGCACTGATGCAGCACGTTACCTAGCCGACCAGAAAACCTTAGCTCGCCATATGGCATCAGCAGAAAAGGATATCAACGGTTGGCAGGATAAAGCACAGCTTGCCATGAATAACGACAAAGAAGGTTTGGCTAAGGCCGCGTTGGTTGAAAAGCAGAAGTATGTTGCCAAGCTAAGCCAATTAGAGCAGCAGCAGGTACAGCTGGCTGAAATTATCGAAAAGATCCAAGTTGATACTGGGCGTTTAAATAGCAAGCTAAATGAAGCGAAGCAAAAGCAAAAGTCGCTTGTTAGCCGCAAACAAACGTTAGAAACGCGCCTTAAAGTAAAAAGCGTGGATAACAGCAACAAAATCGATGATGCCATGATGCGTTTTGAGCATTACGAGCAGCGCATCGACACACTCGAAGCGCAGGTTGATGCTTACGACCTAACGAAGGATAGCGGCAGCGCTACCTCTTTAGCCGCTGAGTTCGACGCCCTAGAAGCAGATGAAACGATAGAGAATGAACTCGCTGCGCTTAAGAAAAAAAAGGTAGCGTAA
- a CDS encoding PspC domain-containing protein, with protein sequence MKMPSQKRIYRDLDSAVISGVCAGVARHLEVDPIWVRVGAAAGLICMPAIAVIGYFAAVMLLPRAL encoded by the coding sequence ATGAAAATGCCATCACAAAAACGTATTTATAGAGATTTAGACAGCGCGGTTATTTCAGGTGTTTGCGCAGGCGTTGCACGGCACTTAGAGGTAGATCCAATTTGGGTTCGCGTAGGTGCAGCGGCAGGCCTTATCTGTATGCCAGCTATCGCCGTTATCGGTTATTTTGCAGCTGTCATGTTACTACCAAGGGCTTTGTAA
- a CDS encoding DUF2333 family protein: MRKSISTKRVALVIAVLFLIFWLIGLYWSMAPDAYDVKNRVAQQAQNINPEDVAGYTLTATMIDVSETLLDKPGGYLSNDVMPPGVFLDNMPSFEFGALEMIRDLALSMRKDFSRSQSQSLENPYLTKAHPKFNMDHKSWMFPSSESSYRDGIALLKLYRDQLANPQNSDSQFYTRADNLREWLKQVEKRLGSYSQRLSASVGSARINTDLAGDSKAKQSTSVAQQRTVKTSWFKLDNNFHEARGATWALLHFLKAVEVEFYDVLEDKNALVSLQQIIRELEATQQSVFSPVILNGSGFGMLANHSLVMANYISRANAALIELSELLSQG; this comes from the coding sequence ATGAGAAAATCAATTAGCACAAAACGAGTAGCCCTTGTCATTGCAGTGTTGTTTCTAATTTTTTGGTTAATAGGTCTGTATTGGAGCATGGCACCAGACGCCTACGACGTTAAAAATCGGGTCGCGCAACAAGCACAAAATATAAATCCAGAAGACGTGGCCGGCTATACGCTTACTGCAACCATGATTGATGTCTCTGAAACCTTATTAGATAAGCCTGGTGGTTACCTGTCGAACGATGTGATGCCGCCGGGTGTTTTCTTAGACAATATGCCTTCTTTTGAATTTGGCGCGCTGGAAATGATTCGTGACCTTGCGCTTTCTATGCGTAAAGACTTTAGCCGTTCACAATCTCAATCGTTAGAAAACCCTTATCTCACTAAAGCGCATCCTAAATTTAACATGGATCATAAAAGCTGGATGTTTCCGTCGTCTGAGTCCAGTTACCGAGACGGCATTGCGCTTCTTAAGCTTTATCGCGATCAGCTTGCGAACCCGCAAAACTCTGACAGCCAATTTTATACCCGTGCTGATAATTTACGTGAGTGGTTAAAACAAGTTGAAAAGCGTTTAGGCAGCTATTCTCAGCGTTTAAGTGCCAGTGTTGGTTCTGCAAGAATTAATACAGATTTAGCCGGCGATTCGAAAGCGAAGCAGTCTACGTCGGTAGCGCAGCAGCGCACCGTTAAAACCAGTTGGTTCAAGTTAGACAATAATTTTCATGAAGCGCGCGGAGCGACGTGGGCGCTACTGCATTTTCTTAAAGCGGTTGAAGTTGAATTCTACGATGTATTAGAAGATAAAAACGCATTGGTTAGCTTACAGCAGATTATTCGAGAGCTTGAAGCAACTCAGCAGTCTGTGTTCAGTCCTGTTATTCTAAATGGCAGTGGCTTTGGTATGCTGGCTAACCATTCTTTAGTGATGGCGAACTATATTTCTCGCGCTAACGCTGCTTTAATTGAACTTTCAGAACTTCTCAGTCAAGGATAA
- a CDS encoding TIGR04219 family outer membrane beta-barrel protein, with protein sequence MKKCLLATLVGCALFSASSHADTIAGVYAGAQVWQTDTSGGFADNSSTADFNFDDETNTALYVAFEHPLPFVPNVKIGHTTLDNSGTTTLNTNFTFDGDLYTAESQIDTIVELDATDIILYYELFDNDLISFDVGLNAKYIDGAFSVYDTASDTQGSGDFSGVIPMVYSKVQVGLPFTGLAAYAEGSYLSFDDHELSDYQVAVTYSFIESLAVDMTLQVGYRKVTVDIEDLDDIYADMEFDGAFAGLEVHF encoded by the coding sequence ATGAAAAAGTGTCTATTGGCAACCTTAGTAGGTTGTGCTCTTTTCTCCGCATCTTCACATGCAGACACAATTGCAGGGGTGTACGCAGGTGCACAAGTTTGGCAAACCGATACCAGTGGTGGGTTTGCAGACAATTCATCTACCGCCGACTTTAATTTCGATGATGAAACAAACACGGCACTTTATGTCGCGTTCGAGCATCCATTACCGTTTGTGCCTAACGTTAAGATAGGACATACCACCTTAGATAACTCTGGCACCACTACGCTGAATACTAACTTCACTTTCGACGGTGATTTGTATACTGCAGAGAGCCAGATAGATACTATCGTTGAGTTAGATGCTACAGACATTATTTTGTATTACGAGCTGTTCGATAACGACTTAATTAGTTTCGATGTGGGCTTGAATGCTAAATATATCGATGGCGCGTTCTCAGTTTACGATACCGCTAGCGACACGCAGGGCTCGGGCGATTTCTCTGGTGTGATACCCATGGTGTATTCGAAAGTACAAGTTGGCTTGCCGTTTACGGGCTTAGCGGCGTATGCAGAAGGTAGCTATTTGTCATTTGACGATCACGAACTTAGTGATTACCAAGTGGCTGTGACCTACTCATTTATAGAAAGTCTTGCGGTTGATATGACCCTTCAGGTTGGTTATCGCAAAGTGACTGTGGATATTGAAGATCTTGATGATATCTATGCAGACATGGAATTTGATGGTGCGTTTGCAGGGTTAGAAGTCCACTTCTAA
- a CDS encoding TonB-dependent receptor plug domain-containing protein, which yields MSQFSFFRSTPSFIILFFLSAISSSHADSFEHSESQLNQEAHKDEDNKQSIDEHQAHEDHHDEVEKILIQASRSGRIADEQPIRVELINREEIEEKAAMRPGNISMLVAETGGVRMQTTSPALGSANIRLQGLYGRYTQLLADGLPLYGNQAASIGLLQIPPTDLGRIEIIKGSASSLYGGSALGGVINLVSRQPGDEFSGETLLNATTRDGQDLTTYFETPINDSIKASLTAGAHYQHEQDIDGDGWIDLAGYERYTARPRLFWEGEDGETLYVTTGFMTEQREGGTVLGATVANGEAFAQTQDSERIDGGFVFKTPLFNTLTFNARASAMLQDHEHVYGNNFDDDEHESYLAETSLSGYTDKSDWVVGLAYQSEAFTSHTYPEFDYDYKVPGIFTQFDYELSDILTSSLSARVDDHNEFGTQFSPRVSLLYRPGDITVRGSYGQGYFAPTPFVEEIEAAGLSRLASIDDLEEEKAETASLDVTYTLGNVETSLTLFGSNVDNVTELEAFSSNGTSELDRVRLVNAEGESKIRGSEFLVRYYWHDIKLTASYLYVDASEVSQTSDGRQEIALTPRHSAGFVAMWEQHGSFRTGFEAYYTGVQRLNDNPYINETKPYWHLGLMGEITLGRISYFINLENLLNVRQTDEHPLLLPSRAASGQWTTDIWSRNDGFIANAGIRVKFGH from the coding sequence ATGTCTCAATTTTCTTTTTTTAGATCAACCCCCTCGTTTATCATTCTGTTCTTTCTTAGCGCAATTTCATCTAGTCACGCTGACTCTTTTGAGCATTCAGAATCTCAATTAAATCAAGAGGCGCATAAAGATGAAGACAATAAGCAAAGTATTGATGAACATCAAGCTCATGAAGACCATCACGACGAGGTTGAAAAAATTCTGATTCAAGCGTCTCGTTCTGGCCGTATAGCTGATGAACAACCTATTCGCGTTGAACTTATTAATCGCGAAGAAATTGAAGAAAAAGCGGCTATGCGACCAGGAAACATCTCGATGCTGGTTGCGGAAACAGGCGGCGTAAGAATGCAAACCACCTCTCCAGCGTTAGGTAGTGCTAATATTAGACTGCAAGGTTTGTATGGTCGGTATACCCAGTTATTAGCCGACGGCCTGCCTTTATACGGTAACCAAGCTGCTTCTATCGGATTGCTTCAAATACCGCCAACTGATTTAGGCCGAATCGAAATTATCAAAGGCTCAGCGTCTTCTCTTTATGGTGGCTCAGCGCTTGGCGGCGTTATTAATTTAGTATCACGTCAACCTGGCGATGAATTTAGTGGCGAAACCCTGCTTAATGCCACTACGCGAGACGGTCAAGATCTCACTACCTATTTTGAAACACCGATAAACGATTCTATAAAAGCGTCTCTCACCGCGGGTGCACACTACCAGCACGAGCAAGATATCGATGGCGACGGCTGGATTGATTTGGCTGGTTATGAACGCTACACCGCTCGCCCTCGTCTTTTTTGGGAAGGGGAAGACGGTGAAACCCTTTATGTCACTACTGGCTTCATGACAGAGCAGCGTGAAGGCGGCACAGTATTAGGTGCAACCGTAGCCAATGGAGAAGCGTTCGCACAAACGCAGGATTCTGAGCGAATCGATGGTGGATTTGTATTCAAAACGCCGCTATTCAATACCCTAACCTTCAATGCTCGCGCCTCGGCCATGTTGCAAGATCATGAGCATGTTTATGGTAACAATTTTGACGACGATGAACATGAAAGCTATTTAGCCGAAACCAGTTTATCTGGTTACACGGATAAAAGTGATTGGGTGGTTGGTCTTGCCTATCAGTCAGAAGCCTTCACTTCACACACCTATCCAGAGTTTGATTATGATTACAAAGTACCTGGAATTTTCACTCAATTTGACTACGAACTTTCCGACATACTCACCAGTTCATTGAGTGCCCGTGTAGATGATCATAACGAGTTTGGTACTCAGTTTAGTCCACGAGTGTCCTTGCTTTACCGTCCAGGCGACATCACGGTGAGAGGCTCATATGGACAGGGTTACTTCGCCCCAACGCCCTTCGTTGAAGAAATAGAAGCAGCGGGATTATCTCGCTTAGCCAGTATTGACGATTTAGAAGAAGAAAAGGCAGAAACCGCTTCTCTTGATGTCACTTACACGTTAGGCAACGTTGAAACCAGCTTAACCTTGTTTGGCTCAAACGTTGATAATGTTACAGAGCTCGAGGCTTTTTCAAGCAACGGAACAAGTGAGCTAGACCGAGTTAGGTTGGTGAACGCTGAGGGTGAAAGTAAAATTAGGGGTTCTGAGTTTCTAGTACGTTATTACTGGCATGACATAAAGCTAACTGCAAGCTACCTATACGTTGATGCAAGTGAAGTATCTCAGACAAGTGATGGCAGACAAGAAATTGCACTTACACCTCGTCACTCTGCAGGCTTTGTTGCCATGTGGGAACAACATGGCAGTTTTAGAACCGGTTTCGAAGCCTATTACACCGGCGTACAGCGTTTGAATGACAACCCCTATATTAATGAAACCAAACCTTACTGGCATTTAGGTTTAATGGGAGAAATTACGCTTGGACGCATCAGTTACTTCATTAACTTAGAAAACCTCTTAAACGTGCGCCAAACTGACGAACACCCGCTGCTTTTACCTAGTCGAGCTGCCAGCGGACAGTGGACAACTGATATATGGTCTCGCAACGACGGCTTCATTGCCAACGCAGGAATAAGAGTTAAATTCGGCCACTAA
- a CDS encoding assimilatory sulfite reductase (NADPH) flavoprotein subunit, whose amino-acid sequence MSQQSNNPSATGAVLNEQQFNAITQAISGLNRDQLTWISGYAAGMAAAQGGAVAATADSAVAPAQTDAPTLTILFGSQTGNAKGVAQQCQAKAEEAGFNSTLVSMADYKPRSLKAETHVALFVSTHGEGDAPDDAIELHEFVNGKKAPKLNNTKYAVLGLGDSSYEFFCQTGKDFDERLGKLGGTELVARADCDVDYEAQAESWLNDLIASLKDDFSAAAPAAQAVQTGSAVQGAPEQAYTKKAPFTATLLDAQKITGRDSVKDIRHIEISLEDSGITYKAGDALGVWFKNAPSLVEAFIDTLSLDGDAEVTVADATLTLREALSSKLELTLSYPNFIKAYQAATGSESLAAMMEDKAKLRTYMAERQLIDIVRDHPGSLTAQQLVEAFRPLTPRLYSIASSQTEVEDEVHLTVAHVDYEAFGHRHQGGASGFLCEYLEENGEVDVFVENNDHFRLPDDANTPVIMVGPGTGIAPFRAFMQERDAQDAEGKNWLFFGNPHFTQDFLYQVEWQGYVKDGLLDKITLAFSRDQEEKVYVQHRLLEHGKEVYEWLQQGAHFYVCGDAMYMAKDVENALISIVQQYGEKSEADAKAYLVELRKAKRYQKDVY is encoded by the coding sequence ATGTCACAACAATCGAACAATCCATCGGCTACTGGTGCCGTATTAAATGAACAACAGTTCAATGCAATTACCCAAGCAATTTCTGGGTTAAACCGTGATCAACTGACTTGGATCAGTGGGTATGCTGCCGGTATGGCCGCTGCACAAGGCGGCGCCGTTGCGGCAACTGCTGACAGTGCAGTAGCACCTGCGCAGACTGATGCCCCTACGCTTACTATTTTATTCGGTTCACAAACCGGTAATGCGAAAGGCGTGGCACAGCAATGTCAGGCTAAAGCGGAAGAAGCGGGTTTTAACTCTACGTTAGTTAGCATGGCAGATTACAAACCTCGTTCGCTTAAAGCTGAAACCCACGTGGCGCTATTTGTTAGTACCCATGGTGAAGGCGATGCGCCAGATGATGCAATCGAGTTGCATGAATTTGTTAACGGCAAGAAAGCACCTAAATTGAATAACACTAAATATGCGGTGTTAGGACTAGGTGATAGCAGCTACGAATTCTTCTGCCAAACGGGCAAAGACTTCGATGAACGCCTAGGTAAACTGGGTGGTACCGAGTTGGTTGCGCGTGCCGATTGCGATGTTGACTATGAAGCCCAAGCTGAAAGTTGGTTGAACGATTTAATTGCATCCCTTAAGGATGACTTTAGTGCAGCAGCGCCTGCTGCCCAAGCGGTTCAAACCGGCTCGGCGGTTCAAGGTGCACCTGAGCAAGCGTATACTAAAAAAGCGCCTTTCACCGCGACCTTGCTTGATGCTCAAAAAATTACCGGCCGTGATTCAGTAAAAGACATTCGTCATATTGAAATTAGCCTAGAAGACTCTGGTATCACCTATAAAGCAGGTGATGCATTAGGCGTGTGGTTTAAAAATGCGCCAAGCCTTGTTGAAGCGTTCATAGACACGCTTTCTCTTGATGGCGATGCAGAAGTGACGGTTGCTGATGCAACGCTCACGTTGCGTGAAGCACTAAGTAGCAAGCTTGAGCTTACGCTGAGCTACCCTAACTTCATTAAAGCCTATCAAGCAGCTACAGGTTCAGAAAGCTTAGCTGCGATGATGGAAGATAAAGCGAAACTACGTACCTACATGGCAGAGCGTCAATTGATTGATATTGTGCGTGACCATCCGGGCAGCTTAACTGCGCAACAACTTGTTGAAGCATTTCGACCGCTCACACCACGCTTGTACTCTATTGCATCTAGCCAAACCGAAGTTGAAGATGAAGTTCATCTAACGGTCGCTCACGTAGACTATGAGGCCTTTGGTCATCGTCACCAAGGCGGTGCGTCTGGTTTCTTGTGTGAGTATTTAGAAGAAAACGGTGAAGTAGACGTGTTTGTTGAAAACAACGATCACTTCCGCTTACCTGATGATGCCAATACACCAGTCATTATGGTTGGCCCAGGTACCGGTATCGCGCCATTCAGAGCATTCATGCAAGAGCGTGATGCACAAGATGCTGAAGGTAAGAATTGGTTATTCTTCGGTAACCCACATTTCACGCAAGACTTCTTGTATCAAGTGGAATGGCAAGGCTACGTCAAAGACGGCCTGCTAGATAAAATTACGTTGGCTTTCTCTCGCGACCAAGAAGAGAAAGTGTATGTGCAGCACCGTTTGCTCGAGCATGGTAAAGAAGTGTACGAATGGCTTCAGCAAGGCGCACATTTTTATGTGTGTGGCGATGCTATGTACATGGCGAAAGATGTAGAAAACGCACTTATCAGTATTGTGCAACAGTACGGCGAAAAATCAGAAGCCGATGCGAAAGCGTACTTAGTTGAATTACGCAAAGCGAAACGTTACCAGAAGGATGTCTATTAA